ATGGAATCCGCGGGGGCCTCGGTCGTCGTCAGGGTCGTGCGGCGCATGGGGGGATCCGGTCAAATCGCATTCGGATGAACCTAGGGGTGCGCCCCCCGGAAGGCCACCCGCCTACTGCGTGTCCGGCAAGATGAAGATCTGGCCGGGATAGATCAGGTCGGGGTCGCGGATCAGGTCGCGGTTCGCCTCGAAGATCTGCACGTACTGGATGCCGTCCCCGAAATACCCTTCCGAGATGGCCCAGAGGGTGAAGCCCGGCTGCACGGTCACCGCGGTCGTGCCCTCGCCGCGGTTCGCGGCAGCGGCGGCGATGTCGGGGGCGATCCGCTCGAACGGGGTCTCGATGCGGCTCGCGACCGCGCCCGCCGCGTCCAGAGCGTCGATTCGGAGCGTGTAGATGCCCTCGTCGACATCCGGAAGCGGCGAGGCCCAGCTTCCGGGATCGCCAATCGGCACGGTGCGGACGGGCCGGTTGTCGAGATAGATGCGAAGCTCGCCCGAAGGCGCGCCCGTGCCGGCCAACTGCACGTCGCCCAACGCGTCGTAGCGGATGACGTCGATCCCGAGCGATGTGGTCGCATCCGGCGCCTCGGCCGCAGGCAGCACGGCGACGCCATCCGGGCTGACCCGGAAAAGTCGCGGTGCGGCCGGGTCGGCGGTGTCACCGGTCGCGATCTCGGTGGTGGCGGTGTCGGACGGGATGACGGCTCCCGCATCGGGTGCTTCGGCGAACTCGGGGGCCCGCGCGGCGGTCTCGACGTTTACGGCCTCGCCCTCCGGCGTGGCGGGTTCGGCTGCGGCGATCGGCGGCACCTGCGCGTCTGACGCGTCCACCGAGGCGACTTCGGCGCTGTCCCGTGCGGCCACGTCGCTCGCAGCAGCCTCCGCCTGATCGCTCGCCACCTCGACGGCCTCGAGCCGCGCGGTGTCGCGCGCGACGGGCGCGCCGTCGCGCATCATGCGGCCATCGGCGGCAACCACCGTGCCAGCCGGGAACGCCGGGACGCCATCGATCTCGATAGCGCCGTCCGGGCCGATGCGGGTGGTCAGCGGCAGGACGATCTCGCCTGCGACCTCGATTCCGTCAGCCGTAATCCGTGTGCCCGCCGGGAAGGTCGGCACGCCCGCGACCGTGACCGCGCCGTCCGCGCCGAACACGGTGCCCGCCGGAAAACGCGGAACGCCGTCGATGCGGATCGCGCCGTCGGCATCGACCGCCGTGCCCTCCGGGAAGAGCGGGACGCCGTCCACGGTGATCCGCCCCGCGCCGTCGATCTCGGTGCCCGGCGGGAAGCGCGTCGCGCCGACCGACACGGCGCCGTCGTCGGACCGGATGGCGGTGCGCGGCCAGGAGGGCACGCGGGTCACGTCGGGCGTCGTGGCCACCGCAGGCGCGGACGGCACCGTGGGGGCCACGATGATCGAGGTCTGACCGCCGACGCGCTGGCCCGTGACACCCTCGGTCTCGAGCGACAGGACGCGCGGGACGTCCGACGGGGGCAGTTCGAGGAAGGTGACGAAATTCCCTTCGGCATCCGTGCGTGCAGTCGCGACACCGGCCCCGTCGATGTTCAGCACGACATCGCTGTCCGCCTCGCCCCGCCCGGCCACGAGCGCGGAGCCGTCGGGCTCGATCCGCACCACATCGACGCTGGCCACGCCTTCCGTGGAAGACGCAGCGGGGCCCACGGCATCCGCCACGGTCTCGAGCGCAGCGCCGGTCGTGGCGTCGGCGGCGGATTTAGCGGCGACCGTCACGTCGGGCTCGGAGGTTGTCGCAACTTCTGCGGCCGGGTCTTCGACGGGTGCCGCCGTCTCCGAGGCGGCGCGCGCGGTCTCCGTCGCGGCATCCACCCCATTCCCGGCCGTCGGCGCGGGTGTTTCGACCGACGGCACGCGGCCTTGCCAGAGGACAAACCCGCCTATCAGACCGCCCACGATGGCGACCACGGCGATCCCGCCCTTGACCGAATTGCTCACCGCCATCGCCTCATCCATACCCCCGGCTTTGCGGGACGGTATCAACGCGGATAGGCAGGGGCAAATCACGCGGGAGTGTCATGTCATGGCGAAATCCATCTGTGTCTATTGCGGCGCACGGGACGGCGATGCGCCCGCCTTCGCCACCGCGGCCGAAGCCCTGGGCGCGGGCATCGCCGCACGGGGCTGGCGGCTGGTCTATGGGGCGGGCGATGTGGGGCTGATGGGCCGCGTCGCGCGCGCCGTGCAGGACGCAGGCGGCGAGACCTTCGGTGTCATCCCGACGCACCTGATGGAACTCGAGGTCGGCAAGCGCGACCTGACCCGCTTCGTCGTCACCGAGACGATGCACGAGCGCAAGAAGGTGATGTTCATGAATGCCGACGCCGTGGTCGTCCTGCCGGGCGGTGCGGGCACGATGGACGAGTTTTTCGAGGCCCTGACCTGGGCGCAGCTGGGACTGCACGCGAAACCGCTGATCCTCGTCAATGTCGACGGCTATTGGGACGGGCTTCTGGCGATGCTGGAGGGGATCGTCGCACGGGGCTTCGCGGATGCGAGCTTGCTCGACCTGTTGCGCGCGGCCCCGGATGCCGGGACCGCGCTGGAATATCTCGAATGACGGATCAGGCCGCGTCCGACATGCCCGCAAGCTCATCCGAGACAATCTTCTCGATCTCGTTGAGCGGGTGGTTGGTCAGCGTCTTGTCGATCTCGGCCACGATCTTCGACGTCACGGCCTGGTGCATCTCGTCGCGCATCACGCCGAGGACCATGGGCGATGCCACGAGCACCAGCCGCTCGAACTTGCCCGCATGGGCCATCTTGTAGAGCTTGTCGGCGAGGTCGGCCGCGAAGCGTTCCTTCTGAAGCTCGTGGAAATCCGTCTCGTCGTAGGCCGACACGCCCGAGCCATGGCTTTCCTGCACGCGGCCGCGCCGGTTGGCCGTCTGCTCGCGGTCAGGCGGATTGTCCTCCTCTTCCTTCCGGACGATCTCGAGGTTGGGGTTCTCGTCATCGGTGCGGTTGATCATGAACAGCGCCTTCTCGCTGTCGGTCACCACCACCAGCGTGCCGTTGGTCAGCTTGGTCATCGCTTCGGTCCCCCGGCGTCGTTGACGTCGCGGATGTCCTCGTCGTGCTTCTTGGTCACGCGGGTCGTGCCGCGCGCGCCCTGGGTCGTCGCGCGCAGGAGCGCGTCTTCCGTGCCGACGTCGCGGGCGATGTCGCCACCCGACCGGCCCTGGTGGCTCGGGGTCGGGGGCATGTCTTCGATGAACTGGTCCGTCTCGCGGGTGCCGTCGCTGGAGCGGTGTCGCTCGGCCATGATGTCCTCCGTTGGCAGGTTCGCTCCCTCAACGCGAAGCGCAGGCGCGGGTTCCTGAAACGCAACGGGGCGCCCCGATGGGACGCCCCGCAGAGGTTCGGATCGGACGCGGCTCACATGCGCGAGGCGACGTTCTCCCAATCGACGAGATTCTCCATGAAGTTCTGGAGATAGGCGGGCCGCTTGTTGCGGAAATCGATGTAGTAGGAATGCTCCCACACGTCGCAGCCCAAAAGCGCCGTCTGCCCGAAGCAGAGCGGGTTCACGCCGTTCTCGGTCTTGGTGACCTTGAGCGAGCCGTCCTTGTCCTTGACAAGCCAGCACCAGCCCGAACCGAACTGGCCCGCGCCGGCGGCCTTGAACTCGTCGGTGAACTTGGCGATCGAGCCGAAGCTCTCATTCAGGGCATCCGACAGCTCGGAGGGCATGTCGCGGCCTTTGGGGCCCATCATTTCCCAGAACTGGTTGTGGTTCCAGAGCTGGCTGATGTTGTTGAAGATCCCCGACTGGGCGACGGCGTTCGCGTCGTAGGTGCCGGTGATGATCTCTTCGAGGGACTTGCCCTCCCATTCGGTGCCTTCGATCAGCTTGTTGCCGTTATCGACATAGGCCTTGTGGTGGAGGTCGTGGTGATACTCCAGCGTCTCCTTTGACATGCCGCCATCGGCCAGCGCGTCATGGGCATAGGGCAGATCGGGAAGCTCGAAGGCCATGGGGTCTCTCCTCGGGGTTGATGCGTCACAGGACATGTCGGCCGGTATGGCGCCGGGTCAAGCCCCGATCGGCACCGCGTTCCGCAGAAGTCCCTCCGCATAGCCGGCCACGGAGCGGAAGCACACGACCCGCCAGCATTCGCCCTCGCGCCAGAGGGCGGCGGGGATCTGGGCCATGCGGGTGCGGCGCACCTCCGTCGGCGCCATGCGGTCGAAATCGACGGGCATCAGGCGGGCCAGCACGGCCTCGGCCCCCTGCCCCGTCATCGCGAAGACCGCGCGCGCATCGCTGACGACGGCGACGGTCGCGAAGGCGTCGCCGAGTGCGTCGGTCAGACGCGCCGCTATCTCAGGCGCCGCGTCGTATCCGCACGTCACCAGAAGCTCGTCCGGCGACATCCAGAGACAGCCGTGGTCACCCGCCTCCGTCCGCAACCGCTGATCCGGGCGGTCGCAGCCGGTCACATCCGCCACGGCGGCCCCGAGCGTATCGAGATCGCCGCGCAGGGTGATCATGCCCACGGGCGGCAGCGCTTCGACGGTAACGTCAGACATTCTGCTTCTCCCCCTCGCGGTCGAAGAAGACCGGGTCGACGATGCGGGCGGCGACCGGCTCCTGCCCGATGCGCGTGAAGTGCAGGACCTCGCCCATCCGGTCTGGCCCATACGCGACGAGGCCCATTGCGATGCCGTGGCCCAGCGTCGGCGAATGGTAGGTCGAAGTTACGCGGCCTTCGGTGTTGCGCTGGCCATTGGCGTTCTCGCCCTCGGCGATGGCATAGGCGCCGTCCTCCAGCACGCTGCCGTCTTCGGTCCGAAGGCCCACAAGCTTCCAGCGGTCGGGCTTCTGGAACTCCGACCGCGCCTGACCGCGCTTGCCCAAATAGTCGTCCTTCTTCTTGGAGATGGCCCAGTCGAGGCCGAGGTCCTGGGGGATCACCGTCCCGTCGGTCTCGTCCCCGATCATGATGAACCCCTTTTCGGCCCGCATGACATGGAGCGCCTCGGTCCCGTAGGGCGTCGCACCGAACTCCGCGCCCGCCTTGTGCAACGCCTCCCAGAGCGCCAGTCCTTGCGTCGCGGGCACCGCGATCTCGTAGCTGAGCTCGCCCGAGAAGCTGATCCGGTAGGCGCGCACGTCGAACCCGCCCAGCGTGCCGTCGGCCCAGCCCATGAAGGGCAGCGCCTCGGCCGAGACATCCATGCCGCCTAGCGTTTCCAGCACCGCGCGCGCCTTCGGCCCGACCACGGCGATCTGTGCGAACTGCTCGGTCAGGTTGACCGTGTGGACCGCCCAGTCCCACCATTCGCATTGCAGCCAGTCCTCCATCCAGCCGTGGATGCGGTCGGCCCCGCCGGTGGTCGTGTGGCAGAGGAAGGTCTGGTCATCGATCCGCGCCACCACGCCGTCGTCGATCAGGAAGCCGTTCTCGTCGCACATCAGCCCGTAGCGGCAGCGGCCCGGCTTCAGGCTGCTCATCATGTTGGTGTAGAGCATGTCGAGGAAGCGGCCCGCATCCGGCCCGCGCACCAGGATCTTGCCCAGCGTGGACGCGTCCAGCAGCCCGAGCCCCTCGCGCGTGGCGCGCACCTCGCGGTGGACGGCCTCGGCATGACTCTCGCGGCCCTTCGGGTAGCAATACGGCCGCCGCCACTGGCCCACCGGCTCCCAGTAGGCGCCGTGCGCCTCGTGCCACTCATGGAGCGGCGTGCGGCGCAGCGGCTGGAACAGATCACCCCGCGCCTCGCCCGCCAGCGCGCCCAGCGTCACGGGCGTATAGGGCGGGCGGAAGGTCGTGGTGCCGACCTGAGGGATCGCCTCGTCCAGCCGGTCGGCGAGGACCGCCAGACCGTTGATGTTGCTCAGCTTCCCCTGATCCGTTGCCATCCCGAGCGTCGTGTAGCGCTTGGCGTGCTCGACGCTCTCGAACCCCTCCTGCGCGGCGAGGCGGACATCCGAGACTTTCACGTCGTTCTGGTAGTCGAGCCACATCTTTTCGCGAAGCTTCGGGCCGGCGCCCTGTGGCATCATCCAGATCGCCTCGATCGGGGCCTCCGTCTGCGGCAGCGCCTCGGGCGGGTCGAGGTCGAACGCGTCTGCCGCGTCGGACAGCACCTCCGCCGTGGTCAGCGCGCCCGAGGCGGCCCCCACGCAGGACACGAAGCCCCGCCCATCCTGATCGGTGGGCGGGCGGTCGGGATCGGGCCGGAACATCGCCCGCGCGTCGTCCCACCAGAGCTTGCCGCCGCAATGCGAGAAGAGATGCACGACCGGCGACCAGCCACCGGACATCGCGACCGCGTCGCACGCGATCTCCTGGAGCACGGCGCCTTCGCCAGCCTGAAGGCAGACCGCGACGCCGGTGACCCGGTCGTTGCCCATGACCTTCGCAATCCCGCGTCCGACATGAACATTGACGCCCAAGCCCTTGATCTCGCGGATGATCGGGCTGTCGGGTGCCGCGCGCGCGTCGATGATTGCGGGCACCTGAAGCCCCGCGGCCAGCAGAACCTTCGCCGTGCGGTAGGCGTCATCGTTATTGGTGACGATGACCGTCCGATCCCCGAGGCTGACGCCGTGGTTCACCACGTAATCGCGCAGCGCCCCGGCGAGGATCACGCCCGGCACGTCGTTGCCCGCGAAGCTCAGCGGGCGTTCGATCGCGCCGGTGGCGGCGACGACCTGCCCGGTGCGGACACGCCAGACCCGCTCGCGCGGACCGGGGCCGTCCAGGTGCTCGTTCAGGAGGACGTAGCCGTGATCGTAGACCCCGGACGCCTCCGTCCGCAGCTGCAACGTCACGTTCTCCATGCCGTCCAGCCGGGCGACCGTCTCCGCGATCCAATCGGCGGCGTCCATGCCGTCGATCTCATCCCCGTCGACCGGAGCCCGACCGCCCCAGTGGCGGCCGCGCTCGACCAGCATGACACGATGGCCCGCAGCCGCGGCCCCGAGCGCCGCCGTCAGGCCCGCGATCCCCCCACCGGCGATCAGCACGTCGCAAAAGGCATAGCGATGCTCGTAGCGGTCGGCGTCGCCTTCGGTCGGCGCGGCCCCGAGGCCCGCGGCCTTCCGGATCACCGGCTCGAAGATGTGCTTCCAGAAGGGCCGCGGATGGATGAACGTCTTGTAGTAGAAGCCCGCAGGCAGGAACTTTGACGCCCAGTCGTTGACCCGGCCGATATCGAAGGCAAGCGATGGAAAGGCGTTCTGGCTTCGCGCGACCAGACCCTCGACCAGCGGCTGTTCGGTGGCCCGCTGGTTCGGCTCGAACCGGGCCCCCTCTCCGACACCCATCAGGGCATTCGGCTCCTCGGGGCCCGAGGCCACGACCGAGCGGGGGCGGTGGTACTTGAAGCTGCGGCCCTGGACGAGCTGCCCGTTCGCCAGCAACGCCGAGGCCAGCGTGTCGCCCGCATAGCCACGCAGACTTCGCCCGTCGAAGGTGAAGGTGACGGGCCGGTTGCGGTCGATCAGGCGCCCGCCGGACTTCAGACGCGCGCTCATGTCCGGGCCTTTTCGATGGCGGCCAGGATCTCGGGCGGCGGGGCCTTGGTCTGGGCGGAATAGGTCCCGAACACCTCGAGCGTCGCGGTGTCGCGCGCGGCGAGGAACCACTTGCCGCAGCCATAGGCGTGGCGCCAGCGCTCGAAGTGAACGCCCTTCGTGTTCTCGCGCATGAAGAGATATTCCTCGAACGCGTCGTCCGAGGCCTCGGGCCCGCGGCGCACGAGATGTGCGTCGCCACCGGGCGCAAGTTCGGTTTCCTCGACCGAAAGGCCGCAATTCGGACAGGTCAGGAGGAGCATACGAGGCCCTCCCGTCCCGCGGTCAGGTCATCGAGACCCGATCTTCGCGGTGTCGATCCGAACGTCCGGCGCACCCAATCCCACGTCGAGCGATCCGCCCGCGGCGAGGAAAGCCGTGAACGCTGCTGCGACGAGGGTACCGCCGAGGATGAAGTTGATGCCGCGCGTGCGGCGTTTGGCACTAAAGGCCATGGCAGTTGACCAATTAAGTTACGCTTCCCCTCCGTAACCGATAGCACATCGTGACGGTTCCCGTCTTGCGCGAAGACAGACCGTTGCAGGAAAGTGATCGTTTCCATTAATGCGCCACTCCCGCGGCCACGCTCTCGTCGATGAACCGACCTTCGCGAAACCGTTCCATTCCAAAGGCTTCCGTCAGGGGCGAATGCCCCGTGGCGATCAGCTCGGCCATGCCCCACCCAGATCCGGGGATCGCCTTGAACCCGCCCGTGCCCCAGCCGCAATTCATGAACATGCCCTCGACCGGGGTTTTCGACAGGATCGGCGAGCGGTCGCCCGTAACGTCGACGATCCCGCCCCACTGGCGCAGCATCTTGAGCCGCGACAGCATCGGGAAGGTCTCGACCAGCGCGCGCACCGTCTCCTCGATATGGTGGAAGCTGCCCCGCTGGGTGTAGTTGTTGAACCCGTCGGTGCCGCCGCCGATCACCATCTCGCCCTTGTCGGACTGGCTGAGATAGCCGTGGACGGTGTTGGCCATGACGACCACGTCCATGCAGGGCTTGATCGGCTCGGAGACCAGCGCCTGGAGCGCCACCGACTCGAGCGGGAGGCGGAAGCCCGCCATCCCCGCCAGCACGCCCGAATGCCCCGCGACCACGCCGCCGAGCTTGCCGCAGGCGATCTGACCCTGGGTCGTGTCCACGCCGGTCACGCGTCCGCCCTCGGTTCGAACGCCGGTGACCTCGCATTTCTGGATGATGTCCATGCCCATGTCGGTGCAGGCGCGCGCATAGCCCCAGGCGACCGCATCGTGTCGCGCCGTGCCGCCCCGCGACTGCCAGAGCGCGCCCAGAACAGGATAGCGCGGGCCGTCGATATTCATGATCGGGCAGAGGTCCTTGACCTCGGCCGGCTCGATCCACCGCGTGCTGACGCCCTGCAGCGAATTGGCATGGGCCGTGCGCTTATAGCCGCGCACTTCGTGATGGGTCTGGGCCAGCATCATCACGCCGCGCGGGCTGAACATGACGTTGTAATTGAGGTCCTGGCTCAGCGTCTCGTAGAGGCTTCGGGCCTTCTCGTAGATCGCGGCCGACGGGTCCTGCAGGTAGTTCGAGCGGATGATCGTGGTGTTCCGGCCGGTATTGCCGCCACCGAGCCAGCCTTTCTCGAGGATCGCGACATTGGTGATGCCGTGGTTCTTGCCGAGGTAATACGCCGTCGCCAGCCCGTGCCCGCCCGCGCCGACGATCACCACGTCGTATCGTGCGCGCGGCGGTCGCTTGGCCCAGGTTCGGCCCCAGCCCTCGTGGTCGCGCAGGGCTTCGCGGGCGATCGCGAAAGCGGAATGGCGTCTCATGGTCGTCCCCCCTCCGGGCCCCGTCGCAGGCCGTGTCGTTTCGCCCTGCATGCCCCGACCCCCGGCCGATCCACGGCCTTCGGGCGGCGTGTGGGCATCCGTTTGCGACAGGCGCGCGGACCGGCCCCGATTAGACCCGGCCATCACATCCCCGCAAGGGGGCGCGATCGGGGCCTTTTGTCTCGGGTTGGGGGCGGCTAGGTGAGGGCCATGATCCTCTTCGCACTCGCCGCAACCATCCTGACCATCGCCTGCGTGGGCATCATCCTCGCGGCGCTGCGCGTGCGCGCCGCGGCCGACGCGGATGCGCCCGACGTGGCGGTCTATCGCGACCAGCTGGCCGAGCTCGACCGCGACGCCGCACGCGGCACGCTGCCGCTCGAGGAGGTCGAGGCCGCCCGGACCGAGGTCGCGCGCCGCCTCTTGGCCGCCGACCGCACCGCTGCCGCCGGTCACGTCCGTCGGTGTGGCAACACCACGCTGGGCGCCATGCTGGTGGCCGTGCCCGTCATCGCAATCGCGGGGCTGACCTACTGGCTGATCGGTGCGCCGGGCTATCCCGACCTGCCGCTGGCCGACCGCGTCGCGGCCGTGGAAGCCGGGCGCGCCGCCCGCCCCGATCAGGCCTTGGCCGAGGCCGAGGTGCCCAACCGGATCGATGATAGCCGCCCCGAGATCACCCGGATGGCCGAACAGCTTCGCGAGGTGCTCGCCGACCGGCCCGATGACCTGCGTGGCTGGACGCTGGCGGTGCAGACCTACGGCGGCTTGGGCGACCTCGAGGCCGCGTGGCGCGCGCAGGAGCGGGTCATCGCCATCCTCGGCGACCGGGCCGAGGCCACGGACCACACCGCCCTCGCCGACCTCATGATCCAGGCGGCGGGCGGCTACGTCTCGCCCGAGGCCGAGTCCGCGCTGGCCGAGGCGTTGCGGCTCGATCCCGAGAACGGGGCCGCGCGCTACTATGTCGGGTCGATGTACGCCCAAGGCGGGCGTCCCGACCGCGCCTGGCCGATCTGGCGCCGCCTCGTGGCCGATAGCGAGCCGGGCGATCCCTGGCTCGACCCGATCTACCTGCGCATCGAGGAGATCTCGGCACTGGCCGGTGACCCCACCCCGCTCGACCAGTTGCCGCGCCCCCGTGGCCCGAGCGCGGGCGACATCGAGGCGGCGGGCGAGATGACCCTCGACGAGCGGATGGAGATGATCCGCGGCATGGTCGAGGGCCTCGCGATCCGTCTGTCCGAAGACGGCGGCCCGCCCGAGGATTGGGCGCGATTGATCTCGGCCTACGGCGTGCTGGGCCGGACCGATGCCGCCGCCGCGGTCTATGGCGAGGCGAGGCTGGTCTTCGCCGCCGACGATCCTGCCCTCGACACGCTGGCCCGCGCCGCCGAACGGGCGGGCCTGACCCCGTGATCCACGACAGCATCGACGCGTTCGCCGCCGCCCTGCCGCCCCTGGGTGCGCTGGTCGGGCTCGACCTCGGCACCAAAACCATCGGCGTCGCGGCCTCGGACACGATGCGGTCGGTCGCGAGTCCCATCACCACGATCCGCCGCGCCAAGTTCACCGCCGACGCCATCGCGCTCGAAGCGCTGCTGACCGAACGGGCCATCGTCGGCCTCGTCCTCGGCCTGCCGCTCAACATGGATGGCAGCGAAGGCCCCCGCATCCAGTCGACCCGCGCCTTCGCCCGCAATCTCGACCGTCGCATCGACCTGCCCATCGCCTTCTGGGACGAACGACTGTCGACCGTGGCCGCCGAGCGCGCGTTGCTCGAGGCGGATACGACACGCAAACGTCGCGCCGAGGTCATCGATCACGTCGCGGCGGGCTATATCCTGCAAGGGGCGCTCGACCGCCTGCGCCATCTCGGACCGACGCCATGACCGACGACCCGACCTCCGACCGCATCTGGGCGCGCGCCGAGATCGAGAGCCCGTGCATCCGCGTCTGCGTCGTCCACCCCGAGACGCGGCTCTGCGTCGGCTGCGCGCGCTCCATCGACGAAATAGGCGCATGGTCGCGCCTGACGCCGGACGCCCGCGCCGCTATCATGGCCGAGTTGCCCTCCCGCGAGGCCGCGCCGACCCGTCGCCGGGGTGGACGCGCCGCGCGCCGCGGGACGGGCACGCAGGACTGAGCCACCGGGACACCGCGGCGCGTCAGGGCGCGACATCCGCGCCCTACTCGGTCGCCGTCAGAACAGCGCCTTGCGCAGCATGTTCAGCGCCACGAGGAACAGGAACACCGCAAAGGCCCGCTTGAGCGGGGCCGGGTCCATTGCATGCGCCAGCTTCGCGCCCAGCGGCGCGGTCAGCACGGTCATGGCGACGATCACCACGAAGGCCGGCAGGTTCACCAGCCCCACCGTGTAGGGCGGCAGGAGGCCATCCGCCGGCAGGATCAGGAACAGGATCACCGCCGGCACCGCGATCAGCATGCCGAACCCCGCCGCCGTCGCGACGGCGCGGTGGATCGGGACGCCGTGGAGCGTCATCAGAGGGACGCCGAAGCTGCCTCCGCCGATCCCCATCAGGACCGACGCGAAGCCGACGGCGGGCGAATAGGCATAGCGCCGGCCGCCGCGCGGCATTTCGGGCGCGATCCGCCAATGCGGCTTGGAGAGCGCCATGTAGGTCGCCACGATCAGCGCCAGCACCGCGAAGATCGCGGTCAGTGTTTCCGAGCGCAGACGGGTCGCGACGACGACGCCCACGGCTGCGCCGATGGCGATCCCCGGCCCCCAGCCGCGCAGCACGTCCCAGTCGACGGCGCCCTTGGCGGCATGCGCCTTCACCGAGCGCCACGAGGTCACCACGATCGTCGCCAGCGAGGTGGCGACGCAAACCTGCATGATGTTGGCGCCGTCATATCCGAGCACCTGGAAAACGTAGTAGAAGGCCGGGACGAGCACGATGCCGCCGCCCACGCCCAGAAGCCCCGCCAGAACGCCCGCGAAGGCGCCGACGGCCAGAAGAAAGCCGATCAACGGCGCGAGGGTCGCGAGGTCGGGCATCGGTGCTCCTTCAGGCGGCCTGCGCCGTGACGTGGGCCAGCGCTTCGGTCAGGATCTCGGCACCCGCGCCGGGCCGGGCCGCCCCTTCCGAAAGCGTGCGCCGCCATGCCCGCGCGCCCGGCAGGCCCGCGAAGAGGCCGAGCATGTGCCGCGTGACGTGGCCGGGCTTGCCGCCGCCGTCGATATGCCGCTCGAGATGGGGCAGCATCCGCAGCGCCGCCGTGGCCCGGTCGGGACAGGGGTCGGCTGTGCCGAAGATGCGGCTGTCGGCCTCGAGCAGGATCGCGGCGGGGTCGTGATAGGCCGCGCGACCCACCATGACGCCATCCATCGGCTCGAGCTGCGCGCCCACGTCGTCCAGCGACGCGATCCCGCCATTGATCGACAGGTGCATGTCGTCGAAGCGCTCCGCCATGGCGTGGACCAGCGCGTAGTCGAGCGGCGGCACTTCGCGGTTCTCCTTGGGGCTGAGCCCCTGCAGCCACGCCTTGCGGGCATGGATCGTGGCGCGCGAGACACCCGCATCGCGGATGCGCGACAGGAAGTCGGGCAGGACCGTCGCTGGGTC
This portion of the uncultured Jannaschia sp. genome encodes:
- a CDS encoding sarcosine oxidase subunit beta family protein, with product MRRHSAFAIAREALRDHEGWGRTWAKRPPRARYDVVIVGAGGHGLATAYYLGKNHGITNVAILEKGWLGGGNTGRNTTIIRSNYLQDPSAAIYEKARSLYETLSQDLNYNVMFSPRGVMMLAQTHHEVRGYKRTAHANSLQGVSTRWIEPAEVKDLCPIMNIDGPRYPVLGALWQSRGGTARHDAVAWGYARACTDMGMDIIQKCEVTGVRTEGGRVTGVDTTQGQIACGKLGGVVAGHSGVLAGMAGFRLPLESVALQALVSEPIKPCMDVVVMANTVHGYLSQSDKGEMVIGGGTDGFNNYTQRGSFHHIEETVRALVETFPMLSRLKMLRQWGGIVDVTGDRSPILSKTPVEGMFMNCGWGTGGFKAIPGSGWGMAELIATGHSPLTEAFGMERFREGRFIDESVAAGVAH
- the ccmI gene encoding c-type cytochrome biogenesis protein CcmI → MILFALAATILTIACVGIILAALRVRAAADADAPDVAVYRDQLAELDRDAARGTLPLEEVEAARTEVARRLLAADRTAAAGHVRRCGNTTLGAMLVAVPVIAIAGLTYWLIGAPGYPDLPLADRVAAVEAGRAARPDQALAEAEVPNRIDDSRPEITRMAEQLREVLADRPDDLRGWTLAVQTYGGLGDLEAAWRAQERVIAILGDRAEATDHTALADLMIQAAGGYVSPEAESALAEALRLDPENGAARYYVGSMYAQGGRPDRAWPIWRRLVADSEPGDPWLDPIYLRIEEISALAGDPTPLDQLPRPRGPSAGDIEAAGEMTLDERMEMIRGMVEGLAIRLSEDGGPPEDWARLISAYGVLGRTDAAAAVYGEARLVFAADDPALDTLARAAERAGLTP
- the ruvX gene encoding Holliday junction resolvase RuvX: MIHDSIDAFAAALPPLGALVGLDLGTKTIGVAASDTMRSVASPITTIRRAKFTADAIALEALLTERAIVGLVLGLPLNMDGSEGPRIQSTRAFARNLDRRIDLPIAFWDERLSTVAAERALLEADTTRKRRAEVIDHVAAGYILQGALDRLRHLGPTP
- a CDS encoding DUF1289 domain-containing protein — protein: MTDDPTSDRIWARAEIESPCIRVCVVHPETRLCVGCARSIDEIGAWSRLTPDARAAIMAELPSREAAPTRRRGGRAARRGTGTQD
- a CDS encoding sulfite exporter TauE/SafE family protein; translated protein: MPDLATLAPLIGFLLAVGAFAGVLAGLLGVGGGIVLVPAFYYVFQVLGYDGANIMQVCVATSLATIVVTSWRSVKAHAAKGAVDWDVLRGWGPGIAIGAAVGVVVATRLRSETLTAIFAVLALIVATYMALSKPHWRIAPEMPRGGRRYAYSPAVGFASVLMGIGGGSFGVPLMTLHGVPIHRAVATAAGFGMLIAVPAVILFLILPADGLLPPYTVGLVNLPAFVVIVAMTVLTAPLGAKLAHAMDPAPLKRAFAVFLFLVALNMLRKALF
- the dusA gene encoding tRNA dihydrouridine(20/20a) synthase DusA, with amino-acid sequence MPVTDHARLSVAPMMDWTDRHCRAFHRVLSRQVLLYTEMVTSAALVRGGAVELLEFDAAEHPVALQLGGSDPAELAEATAMAVARGYAEVNLNVGCPSDRVQSGCFGAILMERPGLVADCVAAMIAAAGDVPVTVKCRIGVDDQDPATVLPDFLSRIRDAGVSRATIHARKAWLQGLSPKENREVPPLDYALVHAMAERFDDMHLSINGGIASLDDVGAQLEPMDGVMVGRAAYHDPAAILLEADSRIFGTADPCPDRATAALRMLPHLERHIDGGGKPGHVTRHMLGLFAGLPGARAWRRTLSEGAARPGAGAEILTEALAHVTAQAA